A stretch of Carya illinoinensis cultivar Pawnee chromosome 14, C.illinoinensisPawnee_v1, whole genome shotgun sequence DNA encodes these proteins:
- the LOC122294903 gene encoding cyclin-U2-1-like: MDSSSLALISPRKLRSDVYSYSYQDDSSTPLVINVLASLIERSMARNQRIVKNCRCALSKDSRTGVFDCHETPDMTIQSYLERIFRYTRAGPSIYVVAYVYIDRFCQSNPGFRISPGNVHNFLITTIMVASKYVEDMNYRNSYFARVGGLTAEELNKLELEFLFLIGFKLHVNVSVFESYCCHLEREVSIGGGYHIERTLRCAIEIKAKQRSEERGYNNQIARVML; this comes from the exons ATGGACTCATCTTCACTCGCATTAATATCTCCAAGAAAGCTCAGATCCGATGTTTACTCCTACTCATACCAAGATGACTCCAGCACACCATTGGTGATCAATGTTCTAGCCTCTCTCATTGAGAGAAGTATGGCCAGGAATCAAAGGATTGTCAAAAATTGCAGGTGTGCCTTGTCTAAAGACTCTAGAACCGGAGTTTTTGACTGCCATGAGACGCCGGACATGACAATTCAGTCCTATCTAGAGAGGATTTTCAGGTACACCCGAGCCGGGCCGTCGATTTATGTTGTCGCCTATGTATATATCGATCGGTTTTGCCAGAGCAATCCGGGATTTCGGATCAGTCCCGGAAATGTCCATAACTTTCTCATCACAACCATCATGGTGGCTTCTAAGTATGTGGAGGACAT GAATTACAGAAACTCATACTTTGCGCGAGTTGGGGGATTAACAGCTGAAGAATTGAACAAGTTGGAGCTCGAATTCCTGTTCTTGATTGGTTTCAAATTGCATGTCAATGTAAGTGTTTTTGAGAGCTATTGCTGTCACTTGGAGAGAGAGGTCAGCATTGGAGGAGGTTACCATATAGAGAGGACTTTGAGATGTGCTATAGAAATCAAAGCAAAGCAAAGATCAGAAGAAAGAGGGTATAATAATCAGATTGCTCGTGTCATGTTGTAG
- the LOC122294028 gene encoding zinc finger protein ZAT4-like, with translation MAFVLEHPANLKHFCKICKKGFGCGRALGGHMRAHGIGDENGHIDDEDPASDWDDKLGGNVPPSNKRMYALRTNPNRFKSCRVCENCGKEFLSWKSFLEHGKCSSEDAESLVSSPGSEGDIDGTGSRRGCGAWSKRKRSFRAKVDNFMNSNCPSSEEEDLANCLMMLSNAGVDPMVAEPEESCASASKEDQERRNPMNFMAPLSLKVPVDHHNSKNKGVAKGLFECKACKKVFNSHQALGGHRASHKKVKGCFAARIDPHHHHLDDSQADDDVISHEEFFPTQSNSTLQFDQVSNPPLMASTSKRKSKVHECSICHRIFSSGQALGGHKRCHWITSNAPETSTLAKFQQLQDQIDQQQIINPKPKPDDDSDLLDLKLDLNLPAPVNDRHDLSGARRDVQIIKPPGLGIGVSTEIYLQPWPIGAKDQREDNHQHQHQHHNLHHRRKADNDNDNIDNNNNNIHDMISNGSILLPNVDDEADSKVKLAKLSELKDMNTSAGSSPWLQVGIGSTTDVAADP, from the coding sequence atggctTTTGTTTTGGAACATCCAGCAAACTTGAAGCACTTCTGCAAAATTTGTAAGAAAGGTTTTGGATGTGGAAGAGCACTTGGAGGGCACATGAGGGCGCATGGAATAGGGGACGAGAACGGACACATCGACGACGAAGACCCTGCCAGTGATTGGGATGACAAGCTCGGCGGCAACGTGCCCCCTAGCAACAAGCGCATGTATGCTTTGAGAACAAACCCAAATCGGTTCAAGAGCTGCCGTGTTTGCGAGAATTGCGGCAAAGAATTCTTGTCATGGAAATCTTTTCTCGAACATGGAAAATGTAGCTCCGAAGACGCCGAGTCCCTCGTGTCATCGCCTGGTTCAGAAGGCGATATTGATGGCACAGGATCAAGAAGAGGGTGCGGCGCCTGgtctaaaagaaaaagatcattTAGAGCGAAAGTGGATAATTTCATGAATTCGAATTGCCCTTCTAGCGAGGAGGAAGACCTCGCAAATTGCTTGATGATGTTATCAAATGCAGGCGTCGACCCTATGGTGGCCGAGCCCGAGGAGTCTTGTGCTTCGGCCAGTAAAGAAGATCAGGAGCGACGAAATCCCATGAATTTCATGGCTCCACTTTCGTTGAAGGTTCCTGTAGATCATCACAACAGCAAGAACAAGGGCGTGGCCAAAGGATTGTTCGAGTGCAAGGCATGCAAGAAAGTGTTTAACTCGCACCAAGCATTGGGTGGTCACAGAGCCAGccataaaaaagttaaaggCTGTTTCGCCGCCCGGATCGaccctcaccaccaccacctcgaTGATAGTCAAGCCGATGACGACGTGATCTCGCACGAAGAATTCTTCCCGACACAATCAAACTCAACCCTACAATTCGATCAAGTTTCTAATCCGCCATTAATGGCATCCACATCCAAGAGGAAATCAAAGGTGCATGAGTGCTCGATATGTCATCGTATTTTCTCGTCCGGGCAAGCGCTAGGGGGCCATAAGAGGTGCCATTGGATTACATCAAACGCACCCGAAACTTCTACGCTAGCTAAGTTTCAGCAGCTGCAAGATCAGATAGATCAGCAGCAAATAATAAATCCCAAGCCCAAGCCAGATGATGATTCAGACTTGCTTGATCTCAAGCTCGATCTTAACCTTCCTGCACCAGTTAATGATCGTCACGATCTTAGTGGGGCGCGGAGGGACGTCCAAATAATAAAGCCTCCAGGCCTCGGGATTGGAGTTTCTACAGAGATTTATTTACAGCCTTGGCCGATAGGTGCAAAAGATCAAAGGGAAGATAATCACCAGCACCAACACCAACACCACAACCTCCACCACCGTCGAAAAGCAGACAATGACAATGACAACATTgataacaacaataataatatccatGACATGATCAGTAATGGTTCGATACTACTGCcgaatgtggatgatgaggcagaCAGTAAAGTGAAGTTAGCTAAGCTAAGTGAGTTGAAAGACATGAACACGAGTGCGGGTTCCTCACCTTGGTTGCAGGTGGGGATTGGTTCAACTACTGATGTGGCAGCTGACCCATAA